One window of Methylosinus sp. PW1 genomic DNA carries:
- a CDS encoding SMC-Scp complex subunit ScpB produces MSFDADLADLPEPMRWREWMGRVAAAIFSARDPVPRETLARLVGQGCNLDDLLTDIVDELRGRPYDIVVVAGGWQFRTRPRFAGAIRVAGSGVPRDGGAPELTPTELLALTAIAYLQPATRAELSRLAGREIIRDVIGRLKRLDLIDGALRAPEPGAPFAYVTTRKFLEAFGLASLRELPDIERLEDEGLLQRPGTDGDLDGILGLCDEERETDEDAADFADGDGYQSADC; encoded by the coding sequence ATGTCTTTCGACGCGGATCTCGCCGACTTGCCCGAGCCGATGCGCTGGCGTGAATGGATGGGCCGCGTCGCGGCGGCGATTTTTTCCGCGCGCGATCCGGTGCCGCGCGAGACGCTCGCGCGGCTGGTCGGGCAGGGGTGCAATCTCGACGATCTTCTCACCGACATCGTCGACGAGCTGCGCGGGCGTCCCTACGACATCGTCGTCGTCGCTGGTGGCTGGCAGTTTCGCACGCGGCCGCGTTTCGCCGGCGCGATCCGCGTGGCGGGCTCGGGCGTTCCGCGCGACGGCGGCGCGCCCGAATTGACGCCCACCGAATTGCTGGCGCTGACCGCCATCGCCTATCTGCAGCCCGCGACCCGGGCCGAACTCTCGCGACTCGCCGGCCGAGAGATCATCCGCGACGTCATCGGCCGGCTGAAGCGTCTCGATCTCATCGATGGGGCGTTGCGCGCGCCCGAGCCTGGCGCGCCTTTCGCCTATGTCACGACACGGAAATTTCTGGAGGCCTTCGGCCTCGCCAGCCTGCGCGAGCTGCCCGACATCGAAAGGCTGGAGGATGAGGGCCTGCTGCAGCGCCCGGGCACCGACGGCGATCTCGACGGGATCCTGGGACTGTGCGACGAAGAGCGGGAGACGGACGAAGACGCCGCCGACTTCGCCGACGGGGATGGATATCAATCGGCCGATTGCTGA
- a CDS encoding DUF2164 domain-containing protein, protein MAIEIPKESAKEAVLSIRRYFEEKMDNEIGNLAAEGLLQFFVEEIGPIIYNKAVADVQSRLQARVAELDVEIHEDEFGYWRNRPRR, encoded by the coding sequence GTGGCGATCGAGATACCGAAAGAGTCTGCGAAGGAAGCGGTCTTGTCGATTCGACGCTATTTCGAAGAGAAGATGGATAATGAGATCGGCAATCTAGCGGCGGAGGGGCTGCTCCAATTCTTCGTCGAAGAGATCGGTCCGATTATCTACAACAAGGCGGTCGCGGATGTGCAGAGCAGGCTGCAAGCCCGCGTAGCGGAGCTGGATGTCGAGATTCATGAGGACGAGTTCGGCTACTGGCGGAATCGCCCGCGCCGCTGA
- a CDS encoding DUF3991 domain-containing protein: MSHDPEIEQLRAKTNCAALLERSTPPWRLDRRESTKNCLKYRRGEGEILIVNHEGRGWWDPQSEAKGDVFDLVQHLEPRLNFGEVRKVLRRFTGVVPRFPSFQRSRGESRPALALAKRWERRPRLQTGSTVWRYLAGARALPRRVLERARAADAVREGPYGSAWFAHRDDHGAVTHIEIRGPDFKGSVKGGDKMMFRLPGGSAPLTRFVLAEAPINVLSVAAFEDVRDDTLYAATGGGMGPKTIEAIETIAVRLARTPVSGAILA; the protein is encoded by the coding sequence ATGAGCCATGACCCGGAAATCGAACAGCTGCGGGCGAAGACCAATTGCGCCGCGCTGCTGGAGCGCTCGACGCCGCCCTGGCGGCTCGATCGCCGAGAGAGCACGAAGAACTGCCTCAAATATCGACGTGGAGAGGGAGAAATCCTGATCGTCAATCACGAGGGCCGCGGCTGGTGGGATCCGCAGAGCGAGGCGAAGGGCGACGTCTTCGATCTCGTTCAGCATCTCGAGCCCCGTCTGAATTTCGGCGAGGTCCGCAAAGTGCTGCGCCGCTTCACCGGCGTCGTCCCGCGATTTCCCAGCTTCCAGCGCTCCCGAGGAGAGTCGAGGCCCGCGCTCGCGCTCGCCAAGCGCTGGGAGCGACGCCCCCGGCTGCAGACGGGCTCGACCGTCTGGCGCTATCTCGCCGGCGCGCGTGCTCTGCCGCGACGCGTCCTCGAACGGGCGCGCGCCGCCGACGCGGTGAGAGAAGGCCCCTATGGCAGCGCCTGGTTCGCGCATCGCGACGATCACGGCGCCGTGACCCATATCGAAATCCGAGGCCCCGATTTCAAAGGATCGGTGAAGGGCGGCGACAAGATGATGTTCCGCCTTCCCGGCGGTTCCGCGCCACTGACGCGCTTCGTGCTCGCGGAAGCGCCGATCAATGTGCTGAGCGTCGCCGCATTCGAAGACGTCCGCGACGACACGCTCTACGCCGCGACCGGCGGCGGCATGGGGCCGAAAACCATCGAAGCGATCGAGACGATCGCCGTCCGCCTCGCGAGAACCCCGGTGTCAGGAGCCATTTTGGCGTGA
- a CDS encoding WGR domain-containing protein encodes MDEIAIALQGRNPEANRHRSWRVEAGRDLFGAWIVRVSFGRIGCRGRTFAREFASEDEARAYVRDGLRRRKGAVRRCGVEYRVVDASPAAQPLLATVRLSNSPKPLEAPEPRLET; translated from the coding sequence ATGGACGAGATCGCGATTGCGTTGCAGGGCCGAAATCCGGAGGCGAACCGCCATCGTTCCTGGCGCGTCGAGGCCGGGCGCGATCTGTTCGGAGCGTGGATCGTGCGCGTCTCCTTCGGCCGGATCGGCTGTCGGGGGCGAACATTCGCGCGCGAATTCGCGTCGGAGGACGAGGCTCGCGCCTATGTGCGCGACGGGCTGCGCCGTCGGAAAGGCGCTGTTCGGCGCTGTGGCGTCGAGTATCGCGTCGTCGACGCCTCGCCCGCGGCGCAGCCTCTCTTGGCGACGGTCAGATTATCGAACAGTCCGAAGCCTCTCGAAGCGCCCGAGCCTCGCCTTGAAACCTGA
- a CDS encoding ATP-dependent RecD-like DNA helicase: MKPEQPSQSGTSRETLVGSVERVTFHNEENGFAVLKVKARGKRDLVPVVGHAASISAGEYIHAVGVWINDRAHGLQFKADFLKTTPPTTAAGIEKYLGSGMVRGIGPKLAARIVAAFGVATFETIEATPERLKEVSGIGEFRAKRIAAGWAEQKAVRDIMVFLHSHGVGTSRAVRIFKTYGFDAIRVMTEDPYRLARDIRGIGFRTADAMAMKMGVGKEAPQRVRAGVSFALQEATDDGHCGLPIESLLTLAVKLLDVDKAIVRTALDHELAGAEVVGDTIGGEPCIFLRGLHTAERGVAERLRALLRGSPPWPQIDVEKAAPWVEKRTGKTLAPSQRAAIKMALRSKVAVITGGPGVGKTTLLDAVLRILVAKGTKILLAAPTGRAAKRMAEQTRIEAKTIHRLLEIDPKTGGFRRGPDNPLDCDLLVIDETSMVDISLMYALVKAIPGPSALLLVGDVDQLPSVGPGQVLADIIESGAVPVARLTEVFRQAAESRIIVNAHRINRGEMPELPRRGEESDFWFVDAEDPERGAATVVEIVRDRIPRRFGLDPIRDIQVLCPMQRGALGARALNVDLQKALNPNPPAKVEKFGSIFAPGDKVMQTENDYDRDVFNGDLGTILRIDDDEASLVANFDGREVVYPFAELDALVPAYATTIHKSQGSEYPAVVITLATQHYTMLARNLVYTAVTRAKRLVVLVGQRRALAIAVRSGAGRKRWTKLKEWLKV, from the coding sequence TTGAAACCTGAACAGCCATCGCAGAGCGGCACCTCGCGGGAAACGCTCGTCGGTTCGGTCGAGCGCGTGACGTTCCACAATGAGGAGAATGGCTTCGCGGTTCTGAAGGTGAAAGCGCGCGGCAAGCGCGACCTCGTGCCGGTCGTCGGCCACGCCGCGTCAATTTCCGCGGGCGAATATATTCATGCCGTCGGCGTCTGGATCAACGACCGCGCTCATGGGCTTCAATTCAAAGCGGATTTTCTGAAGACCACGCCTCCGACGACGGCGGCGGGCATCGAGAAATATCTCGGCTCCGGCATGGTCCGGGGCATCGGTCCCAAGCTCGCCGCGAGAATTGTCGCCGCATTCGGCGTGGCCACCTTCGAAACCATCGAAGCGACCCCGGAAAGGCTGAAGGAGGTCTCGGGGATCGGAGAGTTCCGCGCCAAAAGAATCGCCGCCGGCTGGGCCGAGCAGAAGGCCGTCCGCGACATTATGGTGTTCCTGCATTCGCATGGTGTCGGGACTTCGCGAGCGGTGCGCATCTTCAAGACCTATGGGTTCGACGCCATTCGGGTGATGACCGAAGATCCCTATCGGCTCGCCCGGGATATTCGAGGCATCGGCTTTCGGACCGCCGACGCCATGGCCATGAAGATGGGCGTCGGGAAAGAAGCGCCGCAACGCGTGCGCGCCGGCGTATCCTTCGCGCTGCAGGAGGCGACCGACGACGGTCACTGCGGGCTTCCTATCGAAAGCCTTCTCACACTGGCGGTCAAGCTGCTCGACGTCGACAAGGCGATCGTGCGGACGGCGCTCGATCACGAGCTCGCGGGCGCGGAAGTCGTCGGCGACACGATCGGCGGGGAGCCCTGCATCTTCTTGCGCGGGCTTCACACCGCCGAGCGCGGCGTCGCCGAGCGGCTGCGGGCGCTGCTCCGAGGCTCGCCGCCCTGGCCGCAGATCGACGTGGAAAAGGCCGCCCCCTGGGTCGAGAAGCGGACGGGAAAGACCCTGGCGCCGTCGCAGCGCGCGGCGATCAAGATGGCGCTCCGCTCCAAAGTCGCCGTGATCACCGGCGGTCCCGGCGTCGGCAAGACGACCTTGCTCGACGCGGTTCTGCGCATTCTGGTCGCCAAGGGAACGAAAATTCTGCTCGCCGCGCCGACCGGCCGCGCCGCCAAGCGCATGGCCGAACAGACCAGGATAGAGGCGAAGACCATCCACCGTCTGTTGGAGATCGATCCCAAGACCGGCGGATTTCGGCGGGGTCCGGACAATCCGCTCGACTGCGACCTGCTCGTCATCGACGAAACCAGCATGGTCGACATCTCGCTCATGTACGCGCTCGTCAAGGCGATCCCCGGGCCATCGGCGCTCTTGCTGGTCGGCGACGTCGATCAATTGCCGTCGGTCGGACCAGGCCAGGTGCTCGCGGACATCATCGAATCCGGAGCCGTGCCGGTCGCACGCCTGACCGAAGTATTCCGGCAGGCCGCCGAAAGCCGCATCATCGTGAACGCCCATCGGATCAATCGCGGCGAAATGCCGGAATTGCCGCGGCGCGGCGAGGAATCGGATTTCTGGTTCGTCGACGCCGAAGATCCCGAGAGGGGAGCCGCCACGGTGGTGGAAATCGTTCGCGACCGAATTCCGCGGCGCTTCGGTCTCGACCCGATCCGCGACATTCAGGTGCTCTGTCCGATGCAGCGCGGCGCGCTCGGGGCGCGAGCGCTCAATGTCGATCTGCAGAAGGCGCTCAATCCCAACCCGCCGGCGAAGGTGGAGAAATTCGGCTCGATCTTCGCGCCAGGCGACAAGGTCATGCAGACCGAAAACGATTACGATCGTGACGTATTCAACGGCGACCTCGGCACGATCCTGCGCATCGACGACGACGAGGCCTCACTCGTCGCGAACTTCGACGGTCGAGAGGTCGTGTATCCATTCGCCGAGCTCGACGCCTTGGTCCCGGCCTATGCGACGACGATCCACAAGTCGCAGGGCTCGGAATATCCTGCCGTGGTCATCACGCTGGCCACGCAGCATTACACCATGCTGGCGCGCAATCTCGTCTACACGGCTGTGACCCGCGCCAAGCGCCTCGTCGTCCTCGTCGGCCAGCGCCGCGCGCTGGCGATCGCGGTGAGAAGCGGCGCCGGGCGAAAGCGATGGACGAAGCTGAAGGAGTGGTTGAAGGTTTGA
- a CDS encoding methyltransferase domain-containing protein, which yields MYDELADIVQHRLDVGNLRQAAEDLGFRVTKYRRGIDLGGGLGLHAPFLLDIVEEIYITDIVRYTTQYEGTLLAGISAKFARNNIPYDPSRVEFHTVDAQDLIYRDGLFDFVFSVNAFEHIPEPAKAYDELIRVTAPGSLVLIQFDPLWHSAYGHHLFHLNLDPWAHLLTNREEFERLIYDKGGNANDFEIFLHEMNGKRFQIYRDLFEGQAAKHFSKWHFDYWSKSPQLDPYASRYPEIYEAARARGYDLENLLVRGVQFIGERS from the coding sequence ATGTATGACGAGCTAGCGGACATTGTGCAACACAGACTCGATGTTGGAAACTTAAGACAAGCCGCCGAAGACCTTGGTTTCAGGGTCACGAAATATCGTCGAGGCATCGATCTCGGGGGGGGGCTCGGGCTTCATGCGCCGTTTCTACTGGACATCGTAGAAGAAATATATATTACAGATATCGTCCGTTACACCACCCAATACGAAGGGACGCTTCTCGCCGGCATAAGCGCCAAATTCGCTCGCAACAATATTCCATACGATCCGAGTCGGGTCGAGTTTCACACGGTCGACGCGCAGGATCTGATCTACAGGGACGGGCTTTTCGACTTCGTCTTCAGCGTCAACGCCTTCGAGCATATTCCCGAGCCGGCCAAGGCCTATGACGAGCTGATCCGCGTCACTGCACCAGGTAGTCTCGTGCTCATTCAGTTCGATCCATTGTGGCATTCCGCCTACGGCCATCACCTTTTCCATTTGAATCTCGATCCTTGGGCGCATCTCTTGACCAACAGAGAAGAATTCGAGCGGCTCATCTATGACAAGGGTGGCAACGCCAATGACTTTGAGATCTTTCTTCACGAGATGAACGGCAAGCGCTTTCAAATCTACAGGGATTTATTCGAGGGACAAGCGGCTAAGCATTTTTCAAAATGGCATTTCGACTATTGGTCGAAGTCCCCGCAATTGGACCCTTATGCATCGCGTTATCCAGAGATTTACGAAGCCGCTCGCGCGCGAGGGTACGATTTGGAAAATCTCCTCGTACGTGGCGTCCAGTTCATCGGCGAGCGCTCCTGA
- the istB gene encoding IS21-like element helper ATPase IstB produces MNESDTRRARAGALNLHGLLAHWNEVASEAWVDTLLGWEERERGRRGLERRLRAAHIGRFKPLCDFDWNWPKRCDRAAIDALMTLEFLEDATNVVLVGPNGVGKSTIAQNIAHRTLIEGHAVLFTSAGQLLGDLCALDSDSALRRRLRHYARPQLLVIDEVGYLSYSNRHADLLFELISRRYQNKSTLVTTNRPFAEWREVFPNAACVVSLVDRLLHHAEIVSIEGDSWRLKEARDRAEQRTRQRREVKS; encoded by the coding sequence ATGAATGAATCCGACACGCGGCGCGCTCGCGCCGGCGCCCTCAATCTGCATGGACTTCTGGCGCATTGGAACGAGGTCGCCAGCGAAGCCTGGGTCGATACGCTGCTGGGCTGGGAAGAGCGGGAGCGAGGCCGCCGCGGACTGGAGCGCCGATTGCGCGCCGCCCATATCGGTCGCTTCAAGCCCCTCTGCGACTTCGATTGGAACTGGCCCAAACGCTGCGACCGCGCCGCCATCGACGCGCTGATGACGCTCGAGTTCCTCGAGGACGCCACCAACGTCGTTCTCGTCGGTCCGAACGGCGTCGGCAAGTCGACCATCGCGCAAAACATCGCCCATCGAACGCTGATCGAGGGACATGCCGTCCTGTTCACCAGCGCGGGCCAACTGCTGGGCGATCTCTGCGCGCTGGACAGCGACTCCGCCTTGCGCCGTCGCCTGCGCCACTATGCCCGGCCCCAACTGCTGGTCATCGACGAGGTCGGATATCTCTCCTATTCCAACCGGCACGCCGATCTGTTGTTCGAATTGATCTCGCGCCGCTATCAGAACAAGAGCACGCTGGTCACGACCAACCGACCGTTCGCAGAATGGCGAGAAGTTTTTCCCAACGCGGCCTGCGTGGTCTCTCTGGTCGACCGTCTCCTTCACCACGCTGAAATCGTCTCCATCGAAGGCGACTCCTGGCGCCTCAAGGAAGCCCGCGACCGCGCCGAGCAACGAACCCGCCAGCGCCGCGAGGTCAAATCATGA
- a CDS encoding IS256 family transposase, with protein MTENNVVAFKQEGAIDDPLTEILRSGAKRLIEQAVEAEFAAFLAQHADLKLPDGRQRVVRHGHDPVRAIQTGVGPVEVEKPKARDRGAGDDERIRYASSILPKWARRTKSLDVLLPALYLRGVSTGDFQDVLTALLGKSAPNLSPGVIARLKGDWDDDYSRWQKRDLSARHYVYIWADGVYLQARMEPQAECMLVIIGATPEGKKELLGLSAGMRESAQSWKELLVDLKARGLVIAPEIAVGDGALGFWKALDEAFPSTRHQRCWVHKTLNVLDKLPKALHSAAHKDLREIWLSESRAAAQTAMDVFAEKFAAKYPKAVDCLTKDRDALLTFFDFPAEHWTHLRTSNPIESAFATVRHRTVRTKGALSQDTARLMVFKLVIEASKSWRRLQGQKLLPKLISGVKFRDGIEIAPDQKSAA; from the coding sequence ATGACCGAGAATAATGTTGTCGCCTTCAAACAGGAAGGCGCAATCGACGACCCGCTCACGGAAATCCTGCGTTCCGGCGCGAAGCGGCTGATCGAGCAGGCCGTTGAGGCGGAGTTCGCCGCGTTTTTGGCGCAGCACGCCGATCTGAAGCTGCCGGATGGGCGCCAGCGCGTCGTTCGTCACGGCCATGACCCTGTCCGCGCGATCCAGACGGGCGTTGGGCCTGTCGAGGTGGAAAAGCCAAAGGCGCGCGACCGCGGCGCTGGCGACGACGAGCGCATCCGCTACGCCTCGTCGATCCTGCCGAAATGGGCGCGGCGCACGAAGAGCCTCGACGTTCTCTTGCCGGCTCTTTATCTGCGCGGCGTTTCAACCGGCGATTTCCAGGATGTGCTGACGGCCTTGCTCGGCAAGAGCGCGCCCAATCTTTCGCCCGGCGTGATCGCGCGGCTGAAGGGCGACTGGGATGACGATTATAGCCGCTGGCAAAAGCGCGATCTGTCGGCGCGGCATTACGTGTATATCTGGGCCGACGGCGTCTATTTGCAAGCGCGAATGGAGCCGCAGGCCGAATGCATGCTGGTGATCATTGGCGCGACGCCAGAAGGCAAGAAGGAACTGCTCGGCCTCTCAGCGGGCATGCGCGAGAGCGCGCAGAGCTGGAAGGAATTGCTCGTCGATTTGAAAGCGCGGGGGCTTGTCATCGCGCCGGAAATCGCCGTCGGCGACGGGGCGCTCGGCTTCTGGAAAGCGCTCGACGAGGCGTTTCCGTCGACGCGCCATCAGCGCTGCTGGGTGCATAAAACGCTGAATGTTCTCGACAAGCTGCCGAAGGCCTTGCACAGCGCCGCGCATAAGGATTTGCGCGAGATCTGGCTGTCGGAGAGCCGCGCGGCGGCGCAGACGGCGATGGATGTTTTCGCCGAGAAATTCGCGGCGAAATATCCGAAGGCGGTCGATTGCCTGACGAAAGACCGCGATGCGCTGCTGACGTTTTTCGATTTTCCTGCCGAGCATTGGACGCATTTGCGAACCTCGAATCCGATCGAAAGCGCCTTTGCGACGGTGCGGCACAGAACCGTGCGCACGAAAGGCGCGCTCTCGCAGGACACGGCGCGACTGATGGTGTTCAAGCTGGTGATAGAGGCGTCGAAAAGCTGGCGCAGGCTGCAAGGACAAAAGCTGTTGCCGAAGCTCATCAGCGGTGTAAAATTCCGCGACGGAATCGAAATCGCGCCCGATCAAAAGTCCGCCGCTTGA
- a CDS encoding IS110 family transposase, whose protein sequence is MLGIDIGKNICSLVGFDAAGTVVMRRRATRETLIGLAAKLPACVVAMEACCGAHHLGRVFAAHGHEVRLMSPEYVRPYVKAQKNDDRDAEGIAEAATRPTMRFVELKTQDQLDIQTLHRSRDRLVGERTALINQLRAILLERGIVVPKGKRHLADYLAVMLDEGGRHTLSDRMYRLVDDARTQWRELDKRIAAFDAEFTAFAKENEDARRLATIPGVGALIASALLAAIGKAETFEHGRDLAAWLGLVPRQATTGGKPKLLGISKRGNRYLRRQLIHGARAALPHVAKRDTSLGRWLTTLLARVHQNVAVVAFANKLARISWAVLRRGETFADKEAILAA, encoded by the coding sequence GTGCTCGGGATCGACATCGGCAAGAATATTTGCAGTCTCGTTGGCTTCGACGCGGCCGGGACGGTGGTCATGCGGCGGCGGGCGACGCGGGAGACGCTGATCGGCTTGGCAGCGAAGCTGCCGGCCTGTGTCGTCGCGATGGAAGCGTGCTGCGGCGCTCATCATCTGGGGCGGGTCTTCGCGGCTCATGGCCACGAGGTTCGGCTGATGTCGCCCGAATATGTTCGCCCCTATGTGAAAGCGCAGAAGAACGACGATCGCGACGCTGAAGGGATCGCCGAGGCGGCGACGCGGCCGACCATGCGCTTTGTGGAACTGAAAACGCAGGATCAGCTCGACATCCAGACGTTGCATCGGTCTCGCGACCGACTGGTCGGCGAACGGACGGCGCTGATCAACCAACTGCGGGCGATCCTTCTGGAGCGCGGAATCGTCGTTCCCAAGGGTAAACGTCATCTCGCGGATTATCTCGCCGTCATGCTGGACGAAGGGGGCCGACACACTTTGAGCGACCGGATGTACAGGCTCGTCGACGACGCTCGCACGCAATGGCGCGAGCTGGACAAGCGCATCGCCGCCTTCGACGCGGAGTTCACGGCTTTCGCCAAAGAGAACGAGGACGCCCGGCGACTGGCGACAATACCGGGCGTCGGCGCCCTGATCGCTTCGGCCTTGTTGGCGGCGATCGGAAAGGCCGAGACGTTCGAGCATGGTCGCGATCTTGCGGCCTGGCTCGGCCTGGTCCCCCGTCAGGCGACGACGGGGGGCAAGCCGAAACTGCTCGGGATCAGCAAGCGGGGCAACCGATATTTGCGCAGGCAACTCATCCATGGCGCGCGGGCGGCGCTCCCCCATGTCGCCAAACGCGACACGTCGCTCGGGCGGTGGCTGACGACGCTGCTCGCCCGCGTGCATCAGAATGTCGCGGTCGTCGCCTTTGCCAACAAGCTGGCGCGGATCTCCTGGGCGGTGCTGCGGCGTGGAGAAACATTTGCCGACAAGGAGGCGATCCTGGCGGCGTGA
- a CDS encoding IS66 family transposase has translation MALRSTPLPSDPALLTELALALEAENETLRTTIVTLKALIFGSRSERLSGLSAEQLALDLLDGRAKEILTSTSANDDIPAAEETAKAPRKRAERNIGKLPEHLPRCDRVIEPATTQCPCCKGQMNRIGEDVSEVLDRVPAVLRVLLTIRPKYACRACESAVVQAPAPAQLIEGGMVSTALVAHIAVAKYGWLSTLYRQTAILAGLGVVLDRQTLARWMKQTAWMLKGLYDLQLEVMHRYPRLFCDQTPMPVLASGHVKLRQFWAHATDDRPWAGPAPPAVAYVFADGRSKKEIASQLSGFTGILQVDGYAAYKALVKDEGAESRITLAFCLAHARRKFVAVFKTTSSPFAKEVIDTIAMVYAIEKRIRGRSADERRAVRQAETTPIMDALHARLIAVRDGLSQISPLIKAINYTLAHWSGLTRFHEDGRIEPDTNIVERPIRSIAIGKRNSLFAGDNGGAETWAILSTLIQTARLNGVDPETWLADVLERMVSGATTNNRLAELLVWNWKAARDQAEAAA, from the coding sequence ATGGCGCTTCGCTCCACGCCCCTTCCATCGGACCCAGCTCTGCTGACGGAGCTGGCGCTTGCGCTCGAAGCGGAAAACGAGACGCTGCGGACAACGATCGTGACTTTGAAAGCGCTGATTTTCGGCTCGCGCTCCGAGCGATTGTCCGGGCTGAGCGCGGAGCAGCTCGCGCTCGACCTTTTGGATGGTCGCGCCAAGGAGATTTTGACGTCGACGTCGGCGAACGACGACATTCCGGCGGCCGAGGAAACCGCGAAGGCGCCGCGCAAAAGAGCTGAGCGCAACATCGGGAAGCTGCCCGAGCATCTTCCTCGCTGCGACCGCGTGATCGAGCCGGCGACGACGCAGTGTCCTTGCTGCAAAGGACAAATGAATCGCATCGGCGAGGACGTGAGTGAAGTGCTCGACCGTGTGCCGGCCGTGCTGCGCGTCTTGCTCACGATCCGTCCCAAATATGCGTGCCGAGCTTGTGAAAGCGCTGTCGTGCAAGCGCCGGCGCCGGCGCAGCTCATCGAAGGCGGCATGGTCTCGACGGCGCTCGTCGCCCATATCGCCGTCGCCAAATATGGCTGGCTCTCGACCCTCTATCGTCAGACCGCCATCCTCGCCGGCCTGGGCGTTGTCCTCGATCGACAGACGCTGGCGCGCTGGATGAAGCAGACAGCCTGGATGCTGAAGGGGCTCTACGATCTGCAATTGGAGGTGATGCATCGCTATCCGCGGCTCTTCTGCGACCAGACGCCGATGCCTGTGCTCGCGTCCGGACATGTGAAGCTCCGACAGTTCTGGGCGCATGCGACCGACGACCGCCCCTGGGCGGGACCGGCTCCGCCGGCCGTCGCCTATGTGTTCGCGGACGGCCGCAGCAAGAAGGAGATCGCGTCGCAGCTTTCCGGCTTTACCGGAATCTTGCAGGTCGACGGCTACGCCGCCTACAAGGCGCTGGTCAAGGACGAGGGCGCCGAGAGCCGTATCACGCTCGCCTTCTGCCTCGCGCATGCGCGCCGCAAGTTCGTCGCCGTGTTCAAAACGACGAGCTCGCCATTCGCCAAAGAGGTCATCGACACGATCGCAATGGTCTATGCGATCGAGAAGCGCATTCGCGGCAGAAGCGCCGACGAACGGCGCGCTGTCCGGCAGGCCGAGACAACGCCGATCATGGACGCGCTGCATGCCCGCTTGATCGCCGTGCGCGACGGGCTGTCGCAAATCTCGCCGCTGATCAAGGCGATAAACTATACGCTCGCGCATTGGAGCGGATTGACGCGCTTTCACGAAGACGGCCGCATCGAGCCGGACACCAATATCGTCGAGCGCCCCATTCGATCGATCGCGATCGGCAAGCGCAACTCGCTTTTCGCCGGCGACAATGGTGGCGCCGAAACATGGGCGATCCTATCGACGCTGATTCAAACGGCGCGGCTCAATGGCGTCGATCCGGAGACATGGCTCGCGGATGTGCTGGAGCGCATGGTCTCCGGCGCGACCACCAACAATCGGCTCGCCGAGCTTCTCGTGTGGAACTGGAAAGCCGCGCGTGACCAGGCCGAAGCGGCGGCATGA
- the tnpB gene encoding IS66 family insertion sequence element accessory protein TnpB (TnpB, as the term is used for proteins encoded by IS66 family insertion elements, is considered an accessory protein, since TnpC, encoded by a neighboring gene, is a DDE family transposase.): protein MISIGAQRRVFVSTRPVDFRKGVHGLVALVAEDLKCNPYSGDVYVFRAKRKDRLKLLLFDGSGTVLATKWLEDSGFAWPPAQDGVVSLTPTQFAMLFDGFSEWSRITLKTVKRPNKTA, encoded by the coding sequence ATGATCTCTATCGGCGCGCAGCGACGCGTGTTCGTATCGACGCGGCCGGTCGATTTCCGTAAAGGGGTGCATGGGCTCGTCGCTCTGGTGGCGGAAGATTTAAAATGCAATCCGTACAGTGGCGACGTCTATGTGTTCCGCGCCAAGCGCAAGGACCGCTTGAAGCTTTTGCTATTCGACGGCTCGGGAACAGTTCTGGCGACCAAATGGCTGGAGGACAGCGGATTCGCCTGGCCGCCAGCGCAAGACGGTGTGGTGTCTCTGACGCCGACGCAGTTCGCTATGTTGTTCGATGGCTTCTCGGAATGGTCGCGCATCACGCTGAAGACGGTGAAGAGGCCGAACAAAACTGCGTGA
- a CDS encoding transposase: MDHSMLEAMHEGRTYQRVELITGGRRRRSWTSEEKARIVAESAEPNANISDVARRNGVSRGLLTVWRRQAWEARSTSEHEALFAAVRVRCVEERDAVSVASCTIEVSIADATVRVPMGADSATVDAVISALRRSR, from the coding sequence ATGGATCATTCCATGCTTGAAGCCATGCATGAAGGCAGGACTTATCAACGGGTGGAGCTGATCACCGGCGGCCGGCGCCGGCGCAGCTGGACGTCCGAGGAGAAGGCCAGGATCGTCGCGGAGAGCGCGGAGCCGAACGCCAACATTTCGGACGTCGCTCGACGCAATGGCGTAAGCCGTGGACTGTTGACCGTCTGGCGTCGGCAGGCCTGGGAGGCGCGAAGCACGTCCGAGCATGAAGCGCTGTTCGCTGCGGTGCGCGTGAGATGCGTCGAGGAGCGCGACGCGGTCTCTGTCGCGTCCTGTACGATCGAGGTCTCGATCGCCGATGCGACGGTCCGTGTGCCGATGGGCGCGGACAGCGCGACGGTCGATGCGGTGATTTCGGCGCTGCGTCGTTCGCGATGA